Part of the Plasmodium knowlesi strain H genome assembly, chromosome: 11 genome is shown below.
GGCAGAACACCACACAAGCGAATCATGACAACCAAGCCCAGCGTGGTGTGGACACTGCGCAAGCAGTTGAAAAAGTGCCCGTCGAGGCGGTCCCAGCGGAGAAGGAGCAAGGAAACCAAAAGAGCAGCCTGTACAGAAAATTTCTCAACCTACATTTTTActcgaaaaagaagaagagcgCCAGTGTTGAATGTGAGAATGCTGCCAGTGGGCGAAGCGAAGCTGACGTCGCGAACCAAAACAACGGTAGCAACGACAGCAGTTGCAACAATAATCAGAGCAATAGCTGCGACAATAATCAGAACAATAGCTGTGACAATAATCAGAGCAATAGCTTAGACAATAATCAGAACGACAGTTGCAAGAGCGAAGAGAGAAAGAAGACAAACACACTGATGAAGCAACGCATTCTGCAAGATGAACGagtaaaaaatggagtaaaGGAAATTTTCAGAATTTTCAAAAGCCTGAAcaataaaaattacaaactaTCCtacagaaaaatttttcacatcGTAAAAAACTTGTATTATTTACACAAAGTTACCAAGCGGGCAAGAGTCatacgaaaaaataatggcTCCCTCCTTTTCAACAGCGATAAAATGAACATTCTTCTATCCAGTACATGTACTCCCATAGCaattgtgaagaagaaactaACCTTTGCGAACTACTTAGTGGAGGAACTCATGTTAAGCGCAAACAAGTTAGTTGCCATTCGACAGTATTTTAGTAAATATAGAGACTTGTCGGTTTTTAGATGCCACAGTATGGATAACATAATAGAAACAAGTGATATTATTGAAGTTTTAGAAAAGCATGGTATTTATTTGCCAGTATCTGACCTGaggcatattttaaaatttttggaTGAAGCAAGAAATGTCATTAAacaaaagagcaaaaatatcTCAGATATCGTGTTTGCCTATgccaagaagaaaatgatgagAGCAGAATATCATACCTTTAAACATATTAAGGACAACCATATGAGTACTTACCACTACgcactttccttccttctctacaCTCATTTTACTTCTCCTATTAGGAGATACCCAGACATTTTGGTTCACCGTGTTATTAAGAAAATCATCAATGACGAGAACAAGCTGAATGGCCACTTGTGCACTAGGGAAGAAATCTTGACTACACCGGATACCACAGACATGGTACGTACGGAGGACCAGCGCACCACAGTATAAATGTTACATGTATTACTGTGTTCTCCTACTTGCATGCAGACAATGCTACCAGATTTTTGTACCGCACTGTTCTTAATTATGTACCAACCCCcatccctttccccccttccgtTAGGGcataattgaaaaaatttgtgAAAACTGTAACAATTGCAAGACAAAATCCAAGTGGGCCCAGATAGACTGCGAAATTGTAAGGAACTTCTTTTGCAAGGAGAAGTTCACATGGGAGGGAACCCATTCCCTCCACCAGTTATGTGTCATTTGACATGTGGCAGCGGATGGTCCCCTTCCCCATTTCAGGAACACCTTCTCTTGCTCTATAGCCTCAGTGACATGaataatttctctttttttttttttttttttttttttttttttaggcctttttctgtttgtaTTTGCAGAAGCATGACTATCCGGGTTACAACAGGGGTAGGTCATTCGTCTGCCCCTTTGTTCATTTATGTTGTGCTCACATGGTTGCATTGCTACATTGTTACACTGTTACATTGTTTCATGGTTACATGTGTacgtgtttttctttttttttttttgttcaccccGCGCATGTTATTTCCCTACACACCCACAGGCATCATCATGGATATTTACAGAGAGAAAGCCTCTATATTCTTCAAGTCCTTCTCatttgaaaatgtaaaaactgagagggattattttttctcgcGGATGATTATTCAGTGGATATAGATTCTTTGGCGCGATCACATGTGAAACCACTTTTCCCGCACTGTGCAATTTCGTATTCAccgtttcttcttccctccctccCCCTTCCAGAGCCTCTACTACAGCGGTTACGATAAGCATATcaccaaaatgaacaagagCCATCAGGTAGAATTTACGGGGTGCGCTATTTCCCCATTCCTCATACCCCCGGAAGACACTTCCTCCACCTTGTGCATATAGATATGACCACATGTGCAAACatgtaaacatatttttcataCATATTTCTCTCCATTTCAGCAATATTTAAACCACTATGTTATACAACCAAATATGATGAAGCAGGAGGtaaggtggaaaaaagggaaatacaACACACAAAGCATGGCGTGGAATTGGCAACTTGCCCCAACGCTGCAAATGTGTGTATGAAGTGAATATACTGCACAACATTTTGGGGTCgccctcttttcttttggcGCTGCAGATCACAGTTCATATTTATAGTGgcaagaagagaaaaatcatCGTGCGAAGGGTATTCAAGGTATGAAGAGGGACACACATTTATGAGCAGTCCtgaggaatatatatatatatatatatataagtcaCCACTGCATTGTTCAATTGAACCAAACACCTTTGATTGATCATCCCCACCACCGCGATGCTTATGCACATgcggagtaaaaaaaaaaaaaaaaaaaaaaaaaaaaaaaaaaaaatactacgAATTCAcatttacacttttttttttttttttttttttttacccccttttACCCTTTGCAGCGCTTCGATTACATTCCcctgtattttttccccttgaatACGATGCCGCCATCGTATTTCCTCGCCATCGCTACTGAGAAGTGTAAAGGAAATGcgatttacaaaatgaatgaCAAAGCAGATCAAAGGTGAACTCCGTCATATCACACAAGGACAGAGGGACACCGTCCCCAATCGAGTGAGTCATCGGTTGACGAGCTACCCACGGGGACGCCAAACTAGAGGGACCGCAGGGATTAAGGCAACGGAAGGGGAAAGTGCCACTACCcacacccctttttttttaacgttgCCTGTGCGTTCAATTTTGCACTATCACCTTTTGTAGCATTTGTACTCcgttttgccatttttgtgGCTCTCCTGTTTTACTTGCTGCTCTGTATCTTTGGTCGAGTAGCATGCCTCATTTGAGCTTGAGCAAACagccctttcttttttttttttttttttttttttggtgtctCCCCAAAGTGCGTCCGTCACGCACGTGGAGTGGCTAACCGGGTAGGCGGTTAATCAGTTAGGCAACTACCCAGTTATGCGTCTTGCCCATCAATTTGTTAATCCCCAATTTGTAGATAACTCGTTtgtaaaaaaacaatttgtaaaaaaacaatttgtaAAGAAacaatttgtaaaaaaccaatttgtaaaaaatcaatttgtaaaaaatcaatttgtaaaaaaacaaTTCGTAAAAAACCAATTcgtaaaaaaacaatttgtaAAGGAAGCCATTTGTGGGTGGTTCCCTCTTCAAGGGCGCAAATTGCCCTGTTGCCATTTTTGCCCCCTGGGTTACCTGGACCATGAGAAGGAGGCACCTCTAGACCGAGtgtgttttccttctgcCCCTCTGAGGAGAGCCACTTGGTTAAACACGCAAACATGGCACACGTGAACCTCCTGGTATACCTCCTTATGTGCCCCTTTAATGTAAGGCACATGCTCGATGCACCCAGCTTCGCATTCCGATTAAGAAGCAAAAGAGCAAAGGATGAAACATTTATGTATGGAGCGAGTGGAGGGGAGAATCTGCAGAATTACTATCCCCCACATGATGAAGTGTACATGTtcgagctagccaaaatataCTATGAATTTATGTTAAAATATAAGATGGATGTTAGACAAGGACAGGAAGAGAATTACGATTTGGTGGTAAGCTCCTTTGGGAAGGAATCTAACAGGGGGCTCTCCCTCCAAACCGTCCGGGTCACAAATGATGTCATATACTTGTCCTATCAGAACGTGCAAAAAGAAAGTGGGATCCATGTTAAGTTAAATAGGGGTAAAATATCTACCTATTTGGACCTCCTAAGGTTTGACTCTTGTTTGTATAAGCTCAACTCAGAGGATTACAATTTAATGAAAAGAGCATCGGACCATAGCAAGCCAGTAATGCTCAGTACatatcacatatatattctacTGACGGTATTTTCTCTTTGCACTTATGTGGAGAAAAGTCTACTCCTTGAATTTCCAGCGTTGAAGAAGTATCACGTATTTCTAACCCTATGTTTGGTGTTCTTCCCAATAATtagttaccttttttttttatatatttatgtgagCATATTTGGAGTGTTACTGATTTATGCGTTTTTTTACGCGCTTTTTCGGACCCTCTCTCGtagaaggagggggaagggggggggtcaTCAAAATGATAACCAAATCGGTAACCAAAATGGCAACCAAATTGGCAACCAAATTGGTAACCAAAATGGCAACCAAAATGGTAACAAGAACGATCAAAATACCGATGAGTACACGGATCATCGCAGAAGCAGCATTGGTAACCCACAAGGAGAAGTGGAAACGCAAGAAGCAAGACGGAACAAATGTTTGGTCCACATGAGACTAGCTAACCTATGCATTACCTACGTATGTATATTCGCTGTagacttttattttttcccaagACAATTTTCcaagtcgtttttttttggtaacaCTTTGATGGATTTAGGGGTCGGAGGGTGCATCACATCCAGTGCATATTCTCtaaacagaaagaagattcttcACTCCACGAACCGCAGGGGAGGCATAATCGAGTGGAAgtatttcttcttatttttcctcgGAATAGCTAGATACATTGCAGTGAAATTATTCAATTATAATTACAGCTTAACTGAGTATGGGATGCACTGGAACTTTTTTCTCACTCTCTTTTTTACACTCCTAGTTTGTAACGCCCTACTCACCTTAATAAAAAGGATTAGGCATATCTTTCTCCTTAGCTGCGTTCTTATCTGTGtgtatgaattttttatttggcaCCTAAACATTACGAGTTACTTCCTGGAAGACCATACAGAACGGacccactttttttccttgaacAGAGAGGGCCTTATGAACGTCATTGGGTCCATCAATCTGtacctcttttctttttccctttggaatGGATATGTGATGCAGGATGAGATACAACAGGGGAAGGGAGAGCAGTCAGAGGGATATATTCAGCTCTCCCCAGTTTGCTTCACCCTGAAATTGTTTACCATGTCCCTCATGTTCTACCTGATACACCTCCTTTTGAATTATTACGGAAACTACAGTGTGCGGATTTTGTGCAACGCGAACTACATATGCGTTATTTCCTCTGTGAGTCTCTTCGCCGTTGCCCTGAGTTACCTGGTAGAGGCAATACTCCTACGCGAGAAGACCACCGCCATCCcagttttacaaaaaatgaatagaCACACCCTTGGagttttcctcttttgcaACATAACCATGGGTACTTTCAACCTTCTGTTTCAGTCCCTTCTGTTTCCTCTATTTTTCGCATGCATCATCTTGGCGGCATACTCATATGGTATGCTGTGCTTCGCGTCCATGTTGCCTGGCCCCGCGGAaagggaaatgaagaaggagaaacattACTAGTTTATTGAGGAGTCCattgaaggaagagaaggaattcATACCATGTGACCCATTTTCGTGTCGGCCCCACCCACTGGgacaaatttctttttcatgattttttttttttttgtgtgtatattGTGAGGGTGCTGACCGAACTGGGACGACACGCATAACAactttttcctatttttgcaAACTGCTCAGTTCTTCTTAGCGCAGGTGTCCCGCGAGTCCCCGTAGCGTTccacatggaaaaataaaaaaaggggaaccgCTACATGGGCATAccaaatatacacatgtgcatatatgtatacgtctGTATCTGTTTTCATGTGCACCCTTACTCCGATGCACGCCGTGATGTGCAATTTTCTGGCGGCCTCCGATCAGCGCATATCACTCCGCAGGGAGGTGTCCTGTCCATGGTGCGTGTCCATCGCCACTTGAATGCAGCGCGACAACTCCTCCATCCCCATgtctattttattcttcagaAGGATGTCGTGGAATACCTTCACGATGTTTTCCTCGTAAGTTTTTATTTGCAAATCAACCTACACAAAGAagcggaaaataaaataaaaaatattatgagtTTATCGTATGTAACACGTGGAGGGATCGTCATCCCTcagatttttccttccccttctgttGAATAAGCTCCAATTTGGGGAACACAACGGAGTTACCTTCGAATAGAGGTCCATAATATTCATCTcgtgttctttcttttcttgcaAAATGGATTTTCTTAGCTCATCATTCACGGCACACTGTTCCCTTATTTGATTCTGGAGCTCCTTCACTTCGATTTTCTCTGACTCACGTTTTCcatgttccattttgttcttcaacTCTGACCTAAAGGGGGAGATCAATAATTTGGCACATTGACCacgcgattttttttttgtggaagaTGGGGATAAGAAggtgggaagaaaatattccaACAGGGTATTCTGCACTGCGCTTAAAggagtacatttttttcttcaaggcTACGTTCTCCCTCTTGGCATCACCGATGGTTTTAGCCATTTCGGTCTGTTGCTCCTGCATAGCCGTCTGTAGGGGGGAGAGACAATTTTCCAACAGGATGACAAACTCTAAGGAGGCTACCATCTTAAATGCACGAAGACACTCGAAATACCCACAAAGATGAAGTAGGTACAACTATTCAGGGCAAACAAGTATATAAGGCAGTCCCATAcctttgcattttctttcacattttcttcaaactTCCTGCAAGCAGCTATGCACATTTCGGTCATCTTtctattttcctcctttttctccttctccttctttcgaCCAATTTGCAGTAGTTCAAGAGATACATTCCTGTACTTTctggaaaagggaaaaaaacatcccAGTTGTGTGTgcaatgattttttttttttttttttctcaaatggCTAGTTCAAAATGGCTAGTCGTATTACTCTCATCCGTactgaattaaaaaatcaaCATCGAGGAGGacgttatttttaatttgtccaATTTGGTGGATGTGGTTTTTTCTGATTTTCCTCAGGACACGTTCGTATTTCTCAATCAGTTGAACCTTTTCGCGTTGCTCTTCTGCATTTCTGTGTTTGTAAATTTCAATCGTCTCGATTAGCTGTAACGGGGTTGGATGAATTCCACGTGCAGCGACTATGTGTCAATTAGAAAGGGAAACGAAGCTTCTACAAGCGGTTATTTATATGTGGACACCTCCCTCATATGTATTAATTCCTTACCTGCGGAATAGGACAGGAACTTTCCCCTTCTGGGTCATCGGTACCAAGATCATCGTCCCTATAAGggggtgaaaagaaaaagaaacgcACACGATAAAAGGAGAACTATTCTCCCTGATACTTCttgtagcttttttttttttttttttttttttttttttttgtgcacacaTTTGATTATCTCCCCTTTTATGACATTCACAATTTTCAGATAACCTCTTCATTAGTATCCTATTAGTTGGTTCCTCCCTCTTCTGTGGATTTTCGTTTTCGATTTTGATCCTGTTCTGTGAGTCTTTTGGTTTTGATTTATCTTCCTGGTATACCCCCTCCTCCTTTGGTAGACCTTTCTTTTTGCgcttgtgcatttttttctccttttccagCTTGAACTTGAGGACGTGCAGGTGCTCAATCAGTGTTTTAAACTATGCacggggggggtgaaaaagCGCATGTGAGtgatggaggggaaaatgtCATAACATTTCGTACGTCTGGCGGATATACCCCTGTTAGCCATACCAATGTATTCACTCCTTTTCCACCTCCCCTAAGGTGTTACCCAGGTAAGGTTATTTCAAGAGGATGAAAACTCACCTGAGAGTCTACTTTCATGCCACGCGCAGGAATTGGGTTTGAATTAATCCCCACGGTGGGAGTGCTTTCCTCAGTTGGACCCTCCCCAAGGGCATGCATTACGTAGTTCTGGAAGTGGTTAGCAGTTGACATTCTGtcacataaattttttttttttttttgcgtgggattcccttctttctatatttaagatgaaggggaaaaagacacaacaaaaggggggataacttttttttttttttttttttttttttttttttccctccttttaaaTTCGAACTGGCATAATCATTTGCGGAAAAAGTGGGACAGAACAGGACAacggaaaagggaaaaaaaaaaaaaaaaaaaaaaaaaaatcctggGAGATCAACTCAGTAAGTATTTCCTCACTGCGACAGTTATTTGAAAGTCCCTTTCTGTGATCACCCTCCCCTGTGGAAATTATTCACGCGCACATGTGTACGCTGGAGTTGTAAGGCACGGGAGGGAGAACTTCAGGAAGTTGTGTCCATGAAGGGGAAGAGCAGTGAAAAGAGAAGTGGGAAAATTGGTGTGCAGATTAATGTGTAGCTTGGTCTGCAATAAACGTTCCGAAAATGGTTTACTCAAAAGTTACTTCAAATGTTCCTGCAAATGTGCACGCAAGTTGTCGCACCAGGCGGGAGCTCCTGAACGACGCGGCTGCAGTGGACCTCACTTTTGCGCGAGCATACGACACGGCCTCAGGCAACCAAGAGGAACCTccgtggggaaaaaaaaataaaataataaaataaaataaattaataaaataaataagttaacaaaataaataataaaaaaataaataataataaatatatattataaaaataaagtagcatacgaaggaaaaagttgCCAATGACTGAACGCTTTATGCACTGTGTAGAACAACCCTGAATTGGAACTtcattttgctattttttttttttttttttttaagcatacTCACCCCAGGAGTTTGCCTTTATCCACTCCCGAATATATTTCCATCAGTTGGCGCATCATCGTTATGCGAAAGGGCCAAGTTGAGCACAGGAGGAAATCGAGACATCACAACTGCGAATGCACCTTCTACAGAGTTGCAACTGATTTGTTGTAGCGTCTAAGAGGCGTGTGTTTTTCAGGTGgggaaaagaaccttctgTACATTTCAAACATTACTGTGCAGGACTCGCAATGGAAAAGATATATTCGGGAGGCAGCCGAGGAAGAATGCACACGGGAAGATTGGTCCATCTTGCGGCCCTCCTGCTGTGGACAGCCGCAGTCAGTGGCATACTGAGGAATGGCACGAAGGGGGGGGTACAACCCAAGTGGGCAatagaaaaaagaggcaacTCGAGGGAAATGCAGTTCATGGTTAGCAAAGTAATAAAAGGGGTAGCTCAGAACAGGAAAATCTCGCAACACTTATCGCattcagaaaaaatgttaagtgAGCAAAATGGGCAAGGAGAAGAGACAAATAAGAAGGGTGAAACCCTTGGAGACATCTGCTTCATCGCAGGAGTAGGAGACACCAATGGATATGGGTGGGGAATCGCAAAAGAACTGAGCAAGAAAAACGTAAAAGTAATTCTAGGGGTATGGCCACCAGTGTATAACATTTTCATGAAGAATCTTCATAATGGAAAATTTGATAACGACATGGAAATTGGAGAAGGTAGAAAAATGGACCTTCTAGATATCCTTCCCTTCGATGCCGCTTTCGATTCGTTTAACGACATAGATGAGGAAAcgagaaagaacaaaagatATGCCAATTTAGAAAGTTATTCCATCGAAGAAGTTGCAAACTTGATTTATAAAAAGTATGGGAAAATAAACATGTTAGTTCATTCATTGGCAAATGGAAGGGAAGTGGAGAAGAGTCTACTTGATACAAGTCGAAATGGTTATCTGGATGCACTGAGCAAAAGCTCCTATTCCCTCATAGCCCTATGCAAGTATTTCTGCCCAATCATGCACCCACAATCGAGTGTAATTTCCTTAACATACTATGCTAGTCAGAAGGTGGTGCCTGGGTATGGGGGAGGTATGTCAAGTGCGAAGGCTGCATTAGAATCCGACACGAGAACTTTAGCCTACCACCTGGGACGAAAGCACAAAATTAGAATTAATACCATCAGCGCAGGGCCTCTTAAATCAAGAGCTGCAACTGCCATCAAGAAGGCCAATCCCCAATCGGGAGAAaacgaaacggaaaaaaaaaacttggcATTTATAGATTATGCCATTGAATACTCAGAAAAGTATGCGCCCCTTCAGCAGAAGTTATATTCCACAGACGTCGGGGCCGTGGCTGCCTTTTTGCTATCCAAAGAGAGTAGAGCGGTCACTGGCCAGACTATTTACGTGGACAACGGGCTCAACATCATGTTCGGCCCCGATGATTTGTTTCAGGACAAGGGGGCCTAGCGGCAAGTTCGGCAAGTTGAGCTCGTTTGAGGCGCACACGATTTGTCGCCTTTTCCACTAGACAAACTacttttttaaggaaaaagaaaaataataactttgcacaaaaaaaaaaaaattttcaaaaacaAACTTTAATtaacaggggaaaaaacaaaatgattaCATATTCACTGTGCGCAGAGGAACACCTACTCCTCGGGATAAATTCCTATAGGTGTTATATCCCCTACCCCTGAAGGCACAGCTACGCAGGGTGGAAGAGAGAACCCGAAGGTATCTGTTTATATGTGtggggaaaaggggggagtgACGCCCCATGGCTTCAAgacttattttttacaattttttgcagctcctttttgtatttcaAATAATTTGGGTCTTCTTccgttttaaaaaagggataaatatttttaaagataGCATCGGCATTTATAACAATTTCGTCTTCCTCGTCATCCTCCGTGcggtcttcctcttcttcctcctctgaCTGGGACTCTACTCCGGAGTATGGCCCAGATCTTCCCTgtttttgtccccttccaGTGtgttcctccccctttttccgcAACAAATTGGTGAACCATACCTTCTCTGTTTCTTCTAAGTCGAGTTCGGAGTGGAGGTCAACGTCCGACTCGGCACTCACGTCCACGTGGTGACTGGATTTTTCTTCTGCCCCCAGGGCATGGTCACCTCTGACCAAGCCATCCTTTTTTGTCAGTACATCATCCTTGCCCTTGGCGTAGAATTCGCCTCCATCTTCGTCGTCCTGGGGGATGTAACGGGGGACCTTAAAAATTGTCGGGGTGTTTTCCTCGCGCTTGTTCTTgtcgttcttcttctttttctccatgccgttcatttaataaaaaaaaaaaaaaaaaaaaaaaaaaaaacaggcaCAGCCTCACCAACGAGCGTTTTTGTAACGCCTCGTTAATCGTTGCTTTGCTGTTTTGCTTGTCACTCTTTGGCTGTTCTCATATCTCCTATCTGCTATTTCCATTTCGATATTTCCCGTCTGATATTTCCTGCTTGCTCTTTTCCAACTTCCCTACCGACCCTTCGGAACAGCCAAAATGCGATAGttcactggaaaaaaaaaaaaaaatacagctCCCAATGGCtagctcttcatttttatccaagtaaagaaaaggaaaaagttccaactttttgagaaaaattttattcaacATAAGAGGATATGTATTTAGGTAGATTATTTAAACGGACTGACGTGCTTTCATCATATATTGTGTTGCTCGAAAAAGTGgaagctgtttttttttttttttttttaagcacaGCGATGTTGGCAGCCCTGTTTGAGCAACTTGCCGGATGAAGGTGGggtacgcaaaaaaaaaaaaaaaaaaaaaaaaaaaaaaaaaaaacaaattgggACAAAGCTGTGGGGCAGTTACAACTGCGTGGTAAAAAGGAAGCAGTAGCCACGTGGTCACCCCAATCAGCGCAAATAAGTTGGACGTTTCAAAGTCCCACTTTCTTGGGATCCCCAAAGGAACTCAGCCTTTTGTTACGCCCCCCATGGGTGCGCATATATAACACATAAAATAAGGATGTGTCCCCTCCTAGGGGGAGCTTTACCGAATGGGAGGACCCAATTAACTGGGCCCACATCATGTAGATGATCAGTGCAACGTGCCCTTCCCCTGGGAATGCTCAAACCATAGAACGTCACATTAACCCACATGAGacacaacaaaaaaattaagagtCACTTGTTATATACTTGAACAAATGACTTATATTGTTCTGGATATTATCGCACAGACTGCCTAGTCTTCTAACTCTTCTGCAAGGAACGTGATGCTTAAAGCGacccttcctttcccttttggaaaaatgatTGTGGTTGTTTTTTCTATCCCATTTATTACCTCTATCTCGCTTGTAAATATAAAGGGCTAATTTGTTCTCCTCTGTTTGTAGGAGATCTAGGTAGGATCCAGGATGCTCCTCATTTAGGGACTCATTTTGAATGAAATTTTGCATGCACTGCCTGC
Proteins encoded:
- a CDS encoding GPI-anchored wall transfer protein 1, putative, encoding MAHVNLLVYLLMCPFNVRHMLDAPSFAFRLRSKRAKDETFMYGASGGENLQNYYPPHDEVYMFELAKIYYEFMLKYKMDVRQGQEENYDLVVSSFGKESNRGLSLQTVRVTNDVIYLSYQNVQKESGIHVKLNRGKISTYLDLLRFDSCLYKLNSEDYNLMKRASDHSKPVMLSTYHIYILLTVFSLCTYVEKSLLLEFPALKKYHVFLTLCLVFFPIISYLFFLYIYVSIFGVLLIYAFFYALFRTLSRRRRGKGGGHQNDNQIGNQNGNQIGNQIGNQNGNQNGNKNDQNTDEYTDHRRSSIGNPQGEVETQEARRNKCLVHMRLANLCITYVCIFAVDFYFFPRQFSKSFFFGNTLMDLGVGGCITSSAYSLNRKKILHSTNRRGGIIEWKYFFLFFLGIARYIAVKLFNYNYSLTEYGMHWNFFLTLFFTLLVCNALLTLIKRIRHIFLLSCVLICVYEFFIWHLNITSYFLEDHTERTHFFSLNREGLMNVIGSINLYLFSFSLWNGYVMQDEIQQGKGEQSEGYIQLSPVCFTLKLFTMSLMFYLIHLLLNYYGNYSVRILCNANYICVISSVSLFAVALSYLVEAILLREKTTAIPVLQKMNRHTLGVFLFCNITMGTFNLLFQSLLFPLFFACIILAAYSYGMLCFASMLPGPAEREMKKEKHY
- a CDS encoding enoyl-acyl carrier reductase, putative; translation: MHTGRLVHLAALLLWTAAVSGILRNGTKGGVQPKWAIEKRGNSREMQFMVSKVIKGVAQNRKISQHLSHSEKMLSEQNGQGEETNKKGETLGDICFIAGVGDTNGYGWGIAKELSKKNVKVILGVWPPVYNIFMKNLHNGKFDNDMEIGEGRKMDLLDILPFDAAFDSFNDIDEETRKNKRYANLESYSIEEVANLIYKKYGKINMLVHSLANGREVEKSLLDTSRNGYLDALSKSSYSLIALCKYFCPIMHPQSSVISLTYYASQKVVPGYGGGMSSAKAALESDTRTLAYHLGRKHKIRINTISAGPLKSRAATAIKKANPQSGENETEKKNLAFIDYAIEYSEKYAPLQQKLYSTDVGAVAAFLLSKESRAVTGQTIYVDNGLNIMFGPDDLFQDKGA